A part of Desulfofundulus salinus genomic DNA contains:
- a CDS encoding HEPN domain-containing protein produces the protein MSETNLDLVRHRFQKARDHLKSAEILLDAGMYSDSLSRSYYTMFAAARALLALKQLDSKKHSGVISLFNQHFVKPEIVDRATGRDLSKARVRRESSDYTDFYLVTKEEAASQLETAKRFLANIETALERMMTGLENNKL, from the coding sequence AGACGAACCTTGACCTGGTCAGGCACCGCTTCCAAAAAGCGCGTGACCACCTGAAATCCGCGGAAATATTGTTGGATGCGGGGATGTACAGCGATTCCCTGAGCCGTTCTTACTATACCATGTTTGCCGCGGCCCGGGCGCTTTTGGCATTAAAACAGCTTGATAGTAAGAAACACAGCGGCGTGATTTCCCTATTCAATCAGCACTTTGTTAAACCCGAAATCGTCGACCGGGCAACAGGCAGGGATTTGAGCAAAGCCAGGGTCAGAAGAGAATCATCCGACTATACCGATTTCTACCTGGTTACCAAAGAAGAAGCCGCCAGCCAGCTGGAAACCGCGAAGAGATTCCTTGCGAATATTGAAACTGCCCTTGAGAGAATGATGACGGGCCTGGAAAATAATAAGTTATGA